Proteins co-encoded in one Malus sylvestris chromosome 7, drMalSylv7.2, whole genome shotgun sequence genomic window:
- the LOC126629664 gene encoding dnaJ homolog subfamily C member 7 homolog, producing MAAVKAREAAEAYYTLGNFEYAIIQAKATKEFDANLHGIENYMTAYQIHFAVSHKENLYRVIGIENPTVAESETIKKQYKRLALALHPDKNRSIATEGAFKHVKAAWDVLFDPAKRKAYDKSLIRRFQAACGSNKRRASECKPAQPQRFSAFPRKKASPGGEGSCYKKTFKIIRKCNPCKRQL from the coding sequence ATGGCAGCGGTCAAGGCTCGAGAGGCTGCTGAAGCTTATTACACGCTGGGAAACTTTGAATATGCAATCATACAAGCCAAGGCAACAAAAGAGTTCGATGCAAATTTGCATGGTATTGAAAACTACATGACTGCATACCAAATTCATTTTGCCGTGTCACATAAGGAAAACTTGTATCGTGTTATTGGCATCGAAAACCCTACAGTTGCCGAATCAGAAACCATCAAGAAACAATACAAGAGGCTGGCACTTGCCTTGCACCCCGACAAGAATAGATCAATCGCCACAGAGGGTGCTTTTAAGCATGTTAAGGCAGCCTGGGACGTTCTGTTTGACCCAGCAAAAAGAAAGGCTTACGACAAGTCTTTGATACGACGGTTTCAAGCAGCTTGTGGTTCTAATAAGCGTAGAGCTAGTGAGTGTAAACCAGCACAGCCTCAGAGGTTCAGTGCCTTCCCTCGCAAAAAGGCTAGCCCTGGCGGTGAAGGGAGCTGCTATAAGAAAACCTTTAAGATTATAAGAAAATGTAACCCATGCAAAAGGCAACTGTGA